In Harpia harpyja isolate bHarHar1 chromosome 8, bHarHar1 primary haplotype, whole genome shotgun sequence, a genomic segment contains:
- the VPS26C gene encoding vacuolar protein sorting-associated protein 26C isoform X1, which yields MGTALDIKIKRANKVYRCGEVLSGVVVITSKDTVQHQGISLTMEGSVNLQLSAKSVGVFEAFYNSVKPIQIINSTIEMVKPGKLPSGKTEIPFEFPLHMKGNKVLYETYHGVFVNIQYTLRCDMRRSLLAKDLTKTCEFIVHSLSQKGKLMPSPVDFTITPETLQNVKERASLPKFLIRGHLSSTNCIITQPLTGELVVENAEAAVKSIELQLVRVETCGCAEGYARDATEIQNIQIADGDVCRGLPIPIYMVFPRLFTCPTLETTNFKVEFEVNIVVLLHDDHLITENFPLKLCRM from the exons ATGGGCACCGCGCTGGACATCAAGATCAAGCGGGCCAACAAGGTCTACCGCTGCGGG GAAGTTCTTTCTGGAGTCGTGGTCATAACAAGTAAGGACACAGTCCAGCACCAGGGTATTTCGTTAACAATGGAAGGATCAGTAAATCTGCAGCTTAGCGCCAAAAGTGTGGGTGTGTTCGAAGCTTTCTATAACTCTGTCAAG CCTATTCAAATTATTAACAGCACTATTGAAATGGTGAAACCAGGGAAACTTCCCAGCGGCAAGACAGAAATTCCATTTGAATTTCCATTGCATATGAAGGGGAACAAAGTTCTGTATGAGACATATCATGGTGTCTTTGTTAACATTCAG TATACCCTACGGTGTGATATGCGACGTTCTCTGCTGGCAAAAGACCTAACTAAGACTTGTGAATTCATTGTCCACTCACTG TCACAGAAAGGGAAACTGATGCCAAGCCCAGTAGACTTCACAATTACTCCTGAAACTTTGCAAAATGTTAAAGAG AGAGCTTCACTTCCAAAATTTCTCATCAGAGGTCATCTCAGTTCTACAAACTGTATCATTACACAGCCACTAACAGGGGAGCTGGTAGTGGAGAATGCAGAGGCTGCAGTCAAAAGTATTGAGCTGCAGTTAGTACGTGTGGAAACCTGTG GGTGCGCAGAAGGTTATGCCAGAGATGCCACAGAGATACAGAATATTCAGATTGCTGATGGGGATGTCTGCCGGGGCCTACCAATTCCTATATATATGGTGTTTCCCAGGTTGTTCACCTGCCCTACCCTGGAAACGACGAACTTCAAAGTTG AGTTTGAAGTCAACATTGTTGTCCTTCTGCATGATGATCATCTCATCACAGAGAACTTCCCACTGAAGCTCTGCAGGATGTAA
- the VPS26C gene encoding vacuolar protein sorting-associated protein 26C isoform X2 encodes MEVLSGVVVITSKDTVQHQGISLTMEGSVNLQLSAKSVGVFEAFYNSVKPIQIINSTIEMVKPGKLPSGKTEIPFEFPLHMKGNKVLYETYHGVFVNIQYTLRCDMRRSLLAKDLTKTCEFIVHSLSQKGKLMPSPVDFTITPETLQNVKERASLPKFLIRGHLSSTNCIITQPLTGELVVENAEAAVKSIELQLVRVETCGCAEGYARDATEIQNIQIADGDVCRGLPIPIYMVFPRLFTCPTLETTNFKVEFEVNIVVLLHDDHLITENFPLKLCRM; translated from the exons ATG GAAGTTCTTTCTGGAGTCGTGGTCATAACAAGTAAGGACACAGTCCAGCACCAGGGTATTTCGTTAACAATGGAAGGATCAGTAAATCTGCAGCTTAGCGCCAAAAGTGTGGGTGTGTTCGAAGCTTTCTATAACTCTGTCAAG CCTATTCAAATTATTAACAGCACTATTGAAATGGTGAAACCAGGGAAACTTCCCAGCGGCAAGACAGAAATTCCATTTGAATTTCCATTGCATATGAAGGGGAACAAAGTTCTGTATGAGACATATCATGGTGTCTTTGTTAACATTCAG TATACCCTACGGTGTGATATGCGACGTTCTCTGCTGGCAAAAGACCTAACTAAGACTTGTGAATTCATTGTCCACTCACTG TCACAGAAAGGGAAACTGATGCCAAGCCCAGTAGACTTCACAATTACTCCTGAAACTTTGCAAAATGTTAAAGAG AGAGCTTCACTTCCAAAATTTCTCATCAGAGGTCATCTCAGTTCTACAAACTGTATCATTACACAGCCACTAACAGGGGAGCTGGTAGTGGAGAATGCAGAGGCTGCAGTCAAAAGTATTGAGCTGCAGTTAGTACGTGTGGAAACCTGTG GGTGCGCAGAAGGTTATGCCAGAGATGCCACAGAGATACAGAATATTCAGATTGCTGATGGGGATGTCTGCCGGGGCCTACCAATTCCTATATATATGGTGTTTCCCAGGTTGTTCACCTGCCCTACCCTGGAAACGACGAACTTCAAAGTTG AGTTTGAAGTCAACATTGTTGTCCTTCTGCATGATGATCATCTCATCACAGAGAACTTCCCACTGAAGCTCTGCAGGATGTAA
- the VPS26C gene encoding vacuolar protein sorting-associated protein 26C isoform X3, producing MEGSVNLQLSAKSVGVFEAFYNSVKPIQIINSTIEMVKPGKLPSGKTEIPFEFPLHMKGNKVLYETYHGVFVNIQYTLRCDMRRSLLAKDLTKTCEFIVHSLSQKGKLMPSPVDFTITPETLQNVKERASLPKFLIRGHLSSTNCIITQPLTGELVVENAEAAVKSIELQLVRVETCGCAEGYARDATEIQNIQIADGDVCRGLPIPIYMVFPRLFTCPTLETTNFKVEFEVNIVVLLHDDHLITENFPLKLCRM from the exons ATGGAAGGATCAGTAAATCTGCAGCTTAGCGCCAAAAGTGTGGGTGTGTTCGAAGCTTTCTATAACTCTGTCAAG CCTATTCAAATTATTAACAGCACTATTGAAATGGTGAAACCAGGGAAACTTCCCAGCGGCAAGACAGAAATTCCATTTGAATTTCCATTGCATATGAAGGGGAACAAAGTTCTGTATGAGACATATCATGGTGTCTTTGTTAACATTCAG TATACCCTACGGTGTGATATGCGACGTTCTCTGCTGGCAAAAGACCTAACTAAGACTTGTGAATTCATTGTCCACTCACTG TCACAGAAAGGGAAACTGATGCCAAGCCCAGTAGACTTCACAATTACTCCTGAAACTTTGCAAAATGTTAAAGAG AGAGCTTCACTTCCAAAATTTCTCATCAGAGGTCATCTCAGTTCTACAAACTGTATCATTACACAGCCACTAACAGGGGAGCTGGTAGTGGAGAATGCAGAGGCTGCAGTCAAAAGTATTGAGCTGCAGTTAGTACGTGTGGAAACCTGTG GGTGCGCAGAAGGTTATGCCAGAGATGCCACAGAGATACAGAATATTCAGATTGCTGATGGGGATGTCTGCCGGGGCCTACCAATTCCTATATATATGGTGTTTCCCAGGTTGTTCACCTGCCCTACCCTGGAAACGACGAACTTCAAAGTTG AGTTTGAAGTCAACATTGTTGTCCTTCTGCATGATGATCATCTCATCACAGAGAACTTCCCACTGAAGCTCTGCAGGATGTAA